A window of Desulfobacterales bacterium contains these coding sequences:
- a CDS encoding ABC transporter substrate-binding protein, whose product MKTKKISIGIIVSVVVLMLAMPVSAVAEEYMIGLSLAITGPTSDAGNPYAKGVEDYFRYANDMKLLGKDTIKYEIRDDKYETAITKRNFEEYLDMGMVFYLNYSTGSTLALKRDFEEVKMPTLPASYHAGNIEDSDYVFLPIASYSAQAIGLAEYLVANHDGKTPRVAMYVHPSAFGRGPVEDVKAAVKAGLDMEIVEVVEHGKDLDVTGMLQRWKSKNVQYVISHTVQSPVATLLKGASRMDLVAKSFGEKGKITFMGAHYTGGNDLIALAGKAAENFYWTTSFITTSEDSYAADTQMALAERYGRDDKTANSHNYAAGIIVAEVATEVIQRAKAKGEEINKKTLYQELLAMNGMNAFYSGTAVGPVTYSKDDHQGVDTLQLYSVQNGEFRAVGKPFIPEYTDKIK is encoded by the coding sequence ATGAAAACGAAAAAAATATCCATTGGGATCATTGTATCCGTAGTTGTCCTCATGCTGGCCATGCCGGTCTCGGCAGTGGCTGAGGAATACATGATCGGGCTGTCGCTTGCCATCACCGGCCCGACATCCGACGCCGGAAATCCCTATGCCAAGGGCGTGGAGGATTATTTCCGCTACGCCAATGACATGAAGCTGCTTGGCAAGGACACCATCAAATATGAGATCCGGGACGACAAGTACGAGACCGCCATCACCAAACGCAATTTCGAAGAATACCTGGACATGGGCATGGTCTTTTACCTCAACTACTCAACCGGCAGCACCCTGGCGCTGAAACGGGATTTTGAGGAGGTAAAGATGCCGACCCTGCCGGCCTCCTATCACGCAGGCAACATAGAGGATTCGGACTATGTTTTTCTGCCCATCGCCTCCTATTCCGCCCAGGCCATCGGTCTGGCCGAATACCTGGTGGCCAATCATGACGGCAAAACACCCAGAGTGGCCATGTACGTGCATCCGTCCGCATTCGGGAGAGGCCCGGTGGAAGATGTCAAAGCCGCGGTTAAAGCGGGGCTTGATATGGAAATCGTGGAGGTCGTGGAGCACGGTAAGGATCTGGATGTGACCGGCATGCTTCAGCGCTGGAAAAGCAAAAATGTCCAGTATGTCATCAGCCATACGGTGCAGTCGCCGGTGGCCACCCTTTTAAAAGGCGCCAGCCGTATGGATCTGGTGGCCAAAAGCTTTGGTGAAAAAGGCAAAATCACATTTATGGGCGCCCATTACACGGGCGGAAACGATCTGATCGCCCTGGCCGGCAAGGCGGCGGAAAATTTCTACTGGACCACTTCCTTTATTACCACCAGTGAGGACAGCTACGCCGCTGACACCCAGATGGCGCTCGCCGAGCGTTACGGCCGGGATGACAAAACCGCCAACTCCCACAACTATGCGGCCGGCATCATTGTCGCAGAGGTGGCCACAGAGGTGATCCAGCGGGCCAAGGCCAAAGGTGAAGAAATCAACAAAAAAACCCTTTACCAGGAGCTTTTGGCAATGAACGGCATGAACGCCTTTTACTCCGGCACTGCCGTGGGCCCGGTGACCTATTCGAAAGACGATCACCAGGGTGTTGATACCCTGCAGCTCTATTCGGTCCAGAATGGGGAGTTCCGGGCTGTAGGCAAACCGTTTATCCCGGAGTATACGGATAAAATCAAGTAA
- a CDS encoding ABC transporter ATP-binding protein yields the protein MAAKSNGHLLEVNNIEVVYHDIVQVLRGVSLQVPEGAIVALLGTNGAGKTTTLRAISGLLKPENGFIRDGYIKFRGTDITNVLGTQVVKLGAVMVPEERRVFKHLTVDENIRVGSITRKDGQHAINADHQLMYKHFPRLGNITNRLAGYCSGGEQQMIVIARALMSAPKVLMLDEPSLGLAPLLVKEIFENIRTINEELNTTILVVEQNAKIALEVSQYAYIMESGKIVLEGPSKELKNNPDVKEFYMGITRGGGRKSFKEVKSYKRRKRWM from the coding sequence ATGGCGGCAAAAAGTAACGGGCATTTGCTCGAAGTCAACAACATTGAAGTGGTCTATCACGATATCGTCCAGGTGCTTCGGGGGGTCAGCCTTCAGGTGCCGGAGGGGGCGATCGTTGCGCTCTTGGGGACTAACGGAGCGGGCAAGACCACCACCCTGCGGGCCATCAGCGGTCTGCTCAAACCGGAGAACGGGTTTATCCGGGATGGATACATCAAATTCAGGGGAACAGACATCACCAATGTGCTGGGTACGCAGGTGGTCAAACTGGGGGCTGTGATGGTGCCCGAGGAGCGCCGGGTGTTTAAACATCTGACCGTGGATGAAAATATCCGGGTCGGATCCATCACCCGAAAAGACGGCCAGCATGCAATAAATGCCGACCATCAGCTCATGTACAAGCATTTTCCCCGGCTGGGAAATATCACCAATCGCCTGGCCGGGTATTGCTCCGGCGGAGAGCAGCAGATGATCGTTATCGCCAGAGCCCTGATGAGCGCGCCCAAAGTACTAATGCTCGATGAGCCGTCTCTCGGCCTTGCACCGCTTCTGGTCAAAGAAATCTTTGAAAATATCCGCACCATCAATGAGGAATTGAATACCACCATATTGGTTGTCGAGCAGAATGCCAAGATCGCCCTGGAAGTGTCCCAGTACGCCTATATCATGGAGTCCGGCAAAATCGTCCTGGAAGGCCCGTCCAAGGAATTAAAGAACAATCCGGATGTCAAGGAATTCTACATGGGCATCACCCGGGGCGGGGGGCGCAAATCGTTTAAAGAAGTCAAATCCTACAAACGGCGTAAACGCTGGATGTAA
- a CDS encoding universal stress protein produces the protein MNILVGYSGTDVSNTALALARDHAKIFNAKVLVMNSMEGGAAEKIKTIDRIESRLNAAKKFIQEAGVACETHQLARGMSPGEDIVQFAQEKEIDLIYVGIKKKSRAQKIILGSTAQFIILKAPCPVVTVK, from the coding sequence ATGAATATTTTAGTGGGATATAGCGGCACGGATGTCTCTAATACGGCATTGGCGCTGGCGCGGGATCACGCAAAAATCTTCAATGCCAAAGTGCTGGTAATGAATTCCATGGAAGGCGGGGCTGCGGAAAAAATAAAAACCATTGACCGAATAGAATCCCGACTGAATGCGGCCAAAAAATTTATCCAAGAGGCCGGCGTGGCGTGCGAAACCCATCAGCTGGCCCGGGGCATGTCACCGGGGGAAGACATCGTTCAATTCGCCCAGGAAAAGGAAATCGACCTGATATATGTCGGCATCAAGAAAAAATCGCGCGCCCAGAAAATTATTCTCGGTTCAACCGCCCAGTTTATTATTTTAAAGGCCCCGTGTCCGGTCGTTACGGTTAAGTAA